From one Lactiplantibacillus paraplantarum genomic stretch:
- a CDS encoding PTS glucitol/sorbitol transporter subunit IIA: protein MTITATVQSIGTNAIDSKEPILVLFDETATAPLQQIAVVQKFEQPITSLSLVAGSTITIDQQTYTVVFAGGLVEANLTSIGHATLYFKPVPAKPMENGIYLTPNQLPTIKVGSVITYQA, encoded by the coding sequence ATGACAATAACTGCAACAGTACAATCGATTGGTACGAATGCCATCGATTCCAAGGAACCAATTCTAGTTCTATTCGATGAAACGGCTACGGCACCATTACAGCAAATCGCGGTGGTTCAAAAATTTGAACAGCCCATCACGAGTCTTTCATTAGTTGCTGGTAGCACCATTACGATCGATCAACAAACTTATACGGTGGTTTTTGCCGGTGGGCTAGTTGAAGCTAATTTAACGTCAATCGGGCACGCGACGTTGTACTTCAAACCAGTACCTGCCAAACCAATGGAAAACGGTATTTATTTGACGCCGAACCAGTTACCAACGATCAAAGTCGGTAGCGTCATTACGTATCAGGCTTAG
- a CDS encoding lactonase family protein, translating into MQERILFGTYTKKTSQGIYQGTLDTTAKTLTNDGLLAATQNPTYLALSAKDRLYSVDKEDDEGGIAAWQLDGQTAHKLNTVVAPGTPPAYVAVDEARQLVYSANYHKGTAEVMKIAADGALTLTDTVQHRGNGPRPEQDGSHIHYIDLTPDNRLAVIDLGSDKVYVYNVSDAGQLSEQSVLTMEAGFGPRHLVFSPDGHYAFLAGELSSQIASLKYDAQTGTFTQLGIVKTIPADYTAHNGAAAIRLSHDGHFLYVSNRGYNTLAVFAVAADGHLTLIQQISTEGDFPRDFDLDPTETFVVVVNQNTDNATLYARDLTSGKLSLLQKDVNVPEGVCVRF; encoded by the coding sequence ATGCAAGAACGCATTTTATTCGGAACGTATACGAAAAAAACAAGCCAAGGGATTTACCAAGGAACCCTTGACACCACTGCCAAAACCTTAACTAATGATGGCTTACTGGCAGCCACTCAAAATCCCACCTATTTGGCCCTTTCAGCTAAGGATCGCCTATACAGTGTCGACAAGGAAGATGACGAGGGCGGTATCGCAGCTTGGCAGTTAGATGGCCAGACCGCTCACAAACTAAATACCGTCGTCGCACCTGGCACCCCACCAGCCTACGTTGCCGTCGACGAAGCCCGGCAACTCGTCTATAGCGCTAACTACCATAAGGGAACAGCCGAAGTCATGAAAATTGCTGCGGATGGGGCGCTAACTTTGACCGATACCGTTCAACATCGTGGTAATGGCCCTCGTCCTGAACAAGATGGCTCCCATATTCATTACATCGACCTCACGCCAGACAATCGCTTAGCCGTAATCGATTTGGGTAGCGATAAGGTCTACGTCTATAACGTCAGCGACGCCGGTCAGTTAAGTGAACAATCCGTACTCACTATGGAAGCTGGTTTCGGGCCACGCCACCTCGTGTTCAGTCCGGACGGCCATTACGCCTTCTTGGCTGGTGAATTATCAAGTCAGATTGCAAGCTTAAAATATGATGCCCAAACTGGCACCTTTACGCAACTTGGCATTGTCAAAACAATTCCGGCCGACTACACGGCGCATAACGGTGCCGCAGCCATCCGTTTAAGTCACGACGGTCATTTTCTCTACGTCTCCAATCGTGGCTACAACACGTTAGCCGTCTTTGCAGTAGCCGCAGACGGTCACTTGACTCTGATTCAGCAAATCAGTACGGAAGGTGACTTCCCCCGTGACTTTGATTTAGATCCAACTGAAACCTTTGTCGTGGTCGTCAACCAAAATACCGACAACGCGACTTTGTATGCTCGGGACTTAACGAGTGGTAAACTAAGTCTATTACAAAAGGACGTCAACGTGCCCGAAGGCGTTTGCGTTCGTTTCTAG
- a CDS encoding copper homeostasis protein CutC, giving the protein MLLKEVCVENYTNIPAAIAAGANRIELNDNLAVGGTTVSRGVMAEAAKYTGEHHVPLVAMIRPRGGNFVYNDTELKIMEADLLQAQSLGVDGVAFGALTADHQLDEEALELLIGAAGGMSITFHMAFDAIPADQQATAIDWLVEHDVDRILTHGGPLDQTIDNCVPHLQTTIAQAADRIQILPGGGITAANVTTITATLGVNQAHGTKIIKY; this is encoded by the coding sequence ATGTTATTAAAAGAAGTCTGTGTTGAAAATTACACCAACATTCCCGCAGCGATTGCGGCCGGTGCGAACCGGATTGAACTCAACGATAATTTGGCCGTTGGTGGCACCACTGTCAGTCGCGGCGTAATGGCCGAAGCGGCCAAGTATACTGGTGAACATCACGTGCCCCTAGTCGCCATGATTCGCCCTCGTGGTGGGAATTTCGTCTATAACGATACGGAATTAAAAATTATGGAAGCGGATCTCCTACAGGCCCAATCATTGGGTGTTGACGGTGTCGCATTTGGTGCTTTAACCGCGGATCATCAACTTGACGAAGAAGCCTTGGAACTATTAATTGGTGCAGCCGGTGGCATGTCGATCACCTTCCACATGGCTTTTGACGCCATCCCTGCCGACCAACAGGCAACAGCGATCGATTGGTTAGTAGAGCATGACGTCGACCGTATTTTGACACATGGTGGTCCACTTGATCAGACGATTGATAACTGTGTCCCCCACTTACAAACGACGATTGCCCAAGCAGCCGATCGGATTCAGATTTTGCCTGGTGGCGGCATTACCGCTGCAAACGTAACGACCATCACGGCAACGTTAGGGGTTAATCAGGCCCACGGGACAAAAATCATTAAATACTAA
- a CDS encoding RluA family pseudouridine synthase — protein sequence MRFTWINHEATPMKVKTLLAQHGVTRSLLKKVKFHGGAILVNEQPVLAIHMLTGGETVTMVTPAEIGNDHLGVSMLPITILYEDRDYLIVNKPAGVASVPAHALPDNTLANRVKGYYQAAHYDNEVVHITTRLDRDTSGIVLFAKHHFAHSIIDHQLKAHAMRKMYLAVVSGELATDHGWLDAPIGRAADSFIKRTTRPDGKPSLTEYWVVKRLRNMTVVRVRLHTGRTHQIRVHFAASGHPLVGDELYNGPRDPWIQRQALHCMQLEFDDPFIDKTLTTFAPLPSDLSRLITHNQRANS from the coding sequence ATGAGGTTTACTTGGATCAATCATGAGGCGACGCCGATGAAGGTCAAAACGCTCTTGGCACAGCACGGCGTGACGCGTAGTTTATTGAAGAAAGTCAAGTTTCATGGCGGAGCGATTCTCGTTAATGAGCAACCAGTATTAGCGATTCACATGTTGACGGGTGGTGAGACCGTGACGATGGTTACACCCGCCGAAATTGGCAATGATCATCTCGGCGTCTCAATGTTGCCAATAACTATTTTGTATGAGGATCGGGATTATTTAATCGTGAATAAACCAGCTGGGGTGGCCTCGGTGCCGGCACACGCGTTACCCGATAATACGTTAGCTAATCGGGTGAAGGGCTATTATCAAGCTGCCCATTATGATAATGAAGTTGTACATATTACAACTCGTTTGGACCGTGATACGAGTGGCATTGTTCTGTTCGCCAAGCACCACTTTGCACACTCGATCATTGACCATCAATTGAAGGCCCACGCGATGCGCAAAATGTACTTAGCCGTGGTCAGTGGCGAATTAGCTACTGATCATGGTTGGCTAGATGCGCCGATTGGTCGGGCTGCTGATTCGTTTATCAAACGGACCACGCGGCCTGATGGTAAACCATCCTTGACTGAATATTGGGTAGTTAAACGATTGCGCAATATGACGGTGGTGCGGGTACGTTTGCATACTGGTCGGACGCACCAGATTCGGGTTCACTTTGCGGCTAGCGGTCATCCGTTGGTTGGAGATGAGCTTTACAATGGGCCTCGTGATCCGTGGATTCAACGTCAAGCGCTGCATTGCATGCAATTGGAATTTGATGATCCGTTCATTGATAAGACCCTGACGACTTTTGCGCCGTTGCCGTCTGATCTTAGTCGCTTGATTACACATAATCAGCGTGCCAATTCGTAA
- a CDS encoding NAD kinase: MKVTIFANASAKTKKVAGELHTKLLAAGFEIDDEHPDIVLSVGGDGTLLAAFHHYSHMVDQVRFVGVHTGHLGFYTDWRDYEIDQLITGLLEDNGQSVTYPLLAVDITYADTDATDHYLALNESTLKKLGSTMVADVYIQDELFERFRGDGLCVSTPTGSTAYNKSVGGAVIHPRLDALQMAEIASINNRVFRTLGSPVIVAPYETITIRPQQKSHFIFTADQMDTQPRPIEQIRYSIANRRIAFAQHRHNRFWKRVGTSFIGLDEQ, encoded by the coding sequence ATGAAAGTAACGATTTTTGCAAATGCGAGTGCTAAGACGAAAAAAGTAGCGGGTGAGTTACATACTAAGCTGCTAGCTGCTGGATTTGAGATCGATGATGAACACCCCGATATTGTTCTATCTGTAGGGGGCGATGGGACGCTTTTAGCGGCATTTCATCATTATAGCCACATGGTTGATCAGGTACGCTTTGTCGGCGTGCATACTGGCCATCTCGGCTTTTATACGGATTGGCGTGATTATGAGATCGACCAACTGATAACTGGTTTGCTAGAAGATAATGGGCAGAGTGTGACCTACCCATTGTTAGCTGTGGATATTACTTATGCCGACACCGATGCGACGGATCATTATTTGGCGTTGAATGAGTCAACGCTCAAAAAACTTGGGAGCACCATGGTTGCCGATGTTTATATTCAAGATGAATTATTTGAACGTTTCCGTGGCGATGGGTTATGCGTCTCAACACCGACCGGTTCAACAGCCTATAATAAATCAGTGGGCGGTGCGGTTATTCATCCGCGATTAGATGCTTTACAAATGGCTGAAATTGCATCGATCAACAACCGGGTCTTCCGAACACTTGGTTCGCCAGTCATCGTAGCGCCATACGAAACGATCACGATTCGCCCACAACAAAAGTCGCATTTTATCTTTACGGCTGATCAAATGGATACCCAACCACGTCCAATTGAGCAAATTCGTTATTCGATTGCTAACCGGCGGATTGCCTTTGCACAACACCGGCATAACCGTTTCTGGAAACGAGTTGGAACGTCCTTCATTGGGTTGGACGAACAATGA
- a CDS encoding GTP pyrophosphokinase, translating into MEDWNHFLLPYQQAVDELKVKLRGMRKQFRDLNQHEPIEFVTGRVKPVDSIKEKMTRRKVQEDRLEQDMQDIAGLRIMCQFVEDIYQVVDLLRKRTDMTILEERDYISNEKPSGYRSYHIVIEYPVQMVGGEKKILAEIQVRTLAMNFWATIEHSLNYKYQGDFPENLSQRLQRAAEAAFSLDKEMSEIREEIQEAQSLFSYGKGPSNDDPDSTKEDQNS; encoded by the coding sequence ATGGAAGATTGGAATCATTTTTTACTGCCTTATCAGCAAGCTGTTGATGAGCTCAAAGTTAAATTGCGGGGAATGCGGAAACAATTTCGTGATTTGAATCAGCATGAACCGATTGAATTTGTAACGGGGCGGGTCAAACCCGTTGATAGCATTAAGGAAAAGATGACCCGACGTAAAGTTCAAGAAGACCGCTTGGAACAAGATATGCAAGATATTGCCGGTTTACGGATTATGTGTCAGTTCGTTGAGGACATCTATCAAGTCGTTGATTTGTTGCGAAAACGGACCGATATGACGATTTTAGAAGAACGAGATTATATTAGTAATGAAAAGCCATCTGGCTACCGTTCGTATCATATCGTGATTGAGTACCCCGTCCAGATGGTTGGTGGTGAGAAGAAAATTTTGGCCGAGATCCAAGTCCGGACGCTTGCTATGAATTTTTGGGCAACGATTGAACATTCACTTAACTATAAATATCAAGGAGATTTCCCTGAAAATTTGAGTCAGCGACTACAACGAGCTGCCGAAGCCGCTTTTAGTTTGGATAAAGAAATGTCAGAAATTCGTGAGGAAATTCAAGAAGCTCAGAGCCTGTTCTCATATGGGAAGGGGCCGAGTAATGATGATCCTGACTCGACAAAGGAAGATCAGAATTCATGA
- a CDS encoding DsbA family protein → MLEVYLFVNPLANQCVRDEQNVLRLANDSDKQIQFQFVPLLNINVIQRALKCQGIKTSDWHAQNEQSQTLYRVILDYKAALFQGKKRGRNFLIALQSAMLKAGQHYSEHLVKTVATDCQIDLDMFMEDRDSDLAKQAFHADQRLASEMNITEASSAVVFDCDQYDYGVLLEQFNYTTLFDLVNGNLDPFQDATRATNASCANLTNAQLHVL, encoded by the coding sequence GTGTTAGAAGTGTACTTATTTGTAAATCCGTTGGCAAACCAATGCGTACGCGATGAACAAAACGTGTTACGGTTGGCAAATGACTCAGACAAGCAAATCCAATTTCAATTCGTACCGTTACTGAACATCAATGTTATCCAGCGGGCCTTAAAATGCCAAGGGATCAAAACATCTGACTGGCACGCCCAAAATGAACAGTCGCAAACGCTGTACCGGGTTATTTTGGATTACAAAGCAGCCCTATTTCAAGGTAAAAAGCGCGGCCGTAACTTTTTGATTGCCTTACAGTCTGCAATGCTTAAGGCTGGTCAACATTATTCAGAACACCTCGTCAAAACCGTGGCGACGGACTGTCAAATTGATTTGGATATGTTCATGGAAGATCGTGACAGTGACTTAGCAAAACAAGCCTTTCATGCTGATCAACGATTGGCTTCCGAAATGAATATTACCGAGGCGTCTTCCGCCGTCGTTTTTGATTGCGACCAATACGATTATGGCGTCTTGTTAGAACAATTTAATTACACGACACTTTTTGATTTAGTTAATGGTAACTTAGATCCTTTCCAAGATGCCACCCGGGCAACCAATGCCAGTTGCGCTAACCTGACTAACGCACAATTACACGTTTTATAA
- the pepF gene encoding oligoendopeptidase F: protein MVATKKLPTRSAVPETLTWDLTPIYADQAAYAADVAQIKATIPTVAALKDDFISSADTVLAGIQAVLDLYRRLEKVAVYASLKSDQDTGNSTNAALDDQASSLTAKVSAATAWFEPAILQLTPGELDTYLDENVTLRDYRHLLDTVRLQKGHVLSENEESLLAGASDIFGASAKTFGVLNNADFQFPTVQDDDGNPVKLSQGLYGVLLESVHPAVRREAFEALYQVYGQFRRTLASTLASQVKVHNFVAQAHHYPDARTAALAANQIPTSVYDSLVTAVDDHLHLLHRYVALRKRLLGVDQLHMYDMYTPLAPKPTINYSYQQAQATALQALKILGPDYLKHVKTAFASRWIDVVENQGKRSGAYSSGMYDTAPYMLLNWQDNIDNLYTLVHEMGHSMHSYFTTHHQPYQYGDYSIFVAEIASTTNENLLTNYFLATEQDPQMRAYVLNYYLDGFKGTVFRQTQFAEFEEWLHEQDQAGQALTADRLSKQYLQLNQRYYGDAVVSDPQIADEWSRIPHFYYNYYVYQYATGFAAASTLADRISTKQAGAVDDYLGYLKAGSSAFPIDVMHGAGVDMTKPDYLDAAFKVFEERLDEFEQLVTKQ from the coding sequence ATGGTAGCAACTAAAAAATTGCCGACTCGTTCGGCCGTTCCTGAAACGTTGACTTGGGATCTCACGCCTATTTATGCTGATCAGGCTGCGTATGCGGCGGATGTCGCGCAAATCAAAGCGACAATCCCCACCGTTGCAGCACTTAAAGATGATTTTATCAGTTCGGCCGATACGGTGCTGGCAGGGATTCAGGCGGTCTTAGACCTGTATCGACGGCTAGAAAAAGTAGCGGTATATGCTAGTTTGAAGAGTGATCAGGACACTGGAAACAGTACGAATGCGGCTTTAGATGATCAAGCTAGTAGTTTAACAGCCAAGGTATCTGCAGCAACTGCTTGGTTTGAACCGGCTATTTTACAATTAACACCAGGTGAATTGGATACGTACCTTGACGAAAACGTCACTTTACGTGATTATCGGCACTTATTAGACACGGTGCGGTTGCAAAAGGGTCACGTATTGTCTGAAAATGAAGAGTCTTTACTGGCAGGGGCTAGCGACATCTTTGGGGCCTCAGCTAAGACGTTTGGTGTGCTAAACAATGCTGATTTTCAATTTCCGACTGTTCAGGATGATGATGGCAATCCTGTTAAGCTCTCACAAGGGCTTTACGGCGTGTTACTAGAGTCCGTCCATCCGGCAGTCCGACGTGAAGCTTTTGAGGCATTATATCAAGTATACGGCCAATTTCGGCGCACACTTGCCTCGACACTTGCCAGCCAAGTCAAAGTGCATAATTTTGTGGCCCAAGCCCACCATTATCCCGATGCGCGAACAGCCGCGTTAGCTGCTAATCAAATTCCAACGTCGGTTTATGATTCTTTAGTTACGGCTGTCGATGATCACTTGCATTTGTTGCATCGTTACGTGGCGCTACGTAAGCGCCTATTAGGTGTAGATCAGTTGCATATGTATGATATGTATACGCCGTTAGCACCCAAACCGACAATCAATTATTCTTATCAACAGGCGCAGGCAACGGCTTTACAGGCACTGAAAATTTTAGGCCCCGACTATCTCAAACATGTAAAAACGGCTTTTGCTTCACGGTGGATCGACGTTGTGGAAAATCAGGGCAAACGCAGTGGTGCTTATTCGTCAGGAATGTATGATACTGCGCCGTATATGTTATTGAATTGGCAGGATAATATTGATAATTTATACACGTTGGTCCATGAAATGGGTCATAGCATGCATTCTTATTTCACGACGCATCATCAGCCTTATCAATATGGTGACTATTCAATTTTTGTGGCGGAAATCGCCTCAACTACTAACGAGAATTTGCTGACTAATTATTTTCTGGCAACTGAACAGGACCCCCAGATGCGGGCCTATGTCTTGAATTATTACCTAGATGGCTTTAAGGGGACCGTTTTCCGTCAAACCCAATTTGCAGAATTCGAAGAATGGTTACACGAACAAGATCAAGCTGGCCAAGCTTTGACTGCTGACCGGTTATCAAAACAGTACTTGCAGTTGAATCAACGCTATTACGGTGATGCAGTGGTCAGTGATCCACAGATTGCCGATGAATGGTCGCGTATTCCACACTTCTATTACAATTACTATGTTTACCAGTATGCCACGGGTTTTGCGGCCGCCTCGACGCTAGCCGACCGAATTAGTACCAAGCAGGCGGGGGCCGTTGATGACTATTTAGGCTATTTGAAAGCAGGTTCTTCAGCGTTTCCAATTGATGTCATGCACGGAGCTGGTGTTGATATGACCAAGCCAGATTATCTAGATGCAGCTTTCAAGGTTTTTGAAGAACGACTAGATGAATTTGAACAGTTAGTGACGAAGCAGTAA
- a CDS encoding competence protein CoiA, giving the protein MLMAMNDCQQLINAATADRQLAYQCPGCSQPVRLKRGSVVVPHFAHVHVTDCHIFSEGETAEHLCGKQLLATWFAASGYTVRLEAELADLHQRPDILVQRATAPPLALEFQCSPLSVDRLAARTHGYWRHGYQVLWLLGQPYQRQLHLNSKALKFLQYQQQWGPYLLFLHVTTANVQLLHHILTLDAEPLSYQSYWLNTTQQSVTNLRRFTATVDTLPLSTNHLQRYYQQLMFARLRHQHVFEQLQAYCYHRGGTIAQLPSWTIPTIPQLPILAVPYLVWYGHVFGALRQRTGALTSGQLRALIWHQLRPLLARRVCLHARGQLLQQQITVIMTMLVDQRVIIKQGSVWQINAQQLKWRDR; this is encoded by the coding sequence ATGCTTATGGCAATGAACGACTGTCAGCAACTGATCAATGCGGCAACTGCGGACCGTCAGTTAGCTTATCAGTGCCCCGGATGCTCACAACCCGTACGGCTCAAACGGGGGTCAGTGGTTGTGCCCCACTTTGCACACGTGCATGTGACGGATTGTCATATTTTCTCAGAAGGCGAAACGGCTGAACATCTTTGCGGTAAACAACTATTAGCCACCTGGTTTGCGGCTAGTGGCTATACGGTTCGCTTGGAAGCCGAATTAGCGGACTTACACCAGCGGCCAGATATTTTGGTCCAACGAGCTACGGCGCCACCACTAGCTTTAGAATTTCAGTGTTCCCCCTTGTCAGTAGATCGACTAGCAGCTCGTACTCACGGATATTGGCGGCATGGTTATCAAGTGTTGTGGTTGTTGGGGCAGCCCTATCAGCGGCAGTTGCATCTCAATAGCAAGGCCTTAAAGTTTTTACAATACCAACAACAGTGGGGGCCATATCTGCTTTTTTTACACGTTACGACTGCTAACGTCCAGTTATTACATCATATTTTGACGCTGGACGCCGAACCATTGAGCTACCAAAGCTACTGGTTAAACACTACGCAGCAGTCGGTTACGAATTTGCGTCGATTCACAGCGACCGTTGATACACTGCCACTGTCAACGAATCATTTACAGCGCTATTATCAACAATTAATGTTCGCCCGGCTACGCCATCAACACGTATTTGAGCAGTTACAGGCCTATTGTTATCATCGTGGTGGGACGATTGCGCAACTTCCTAGCTGGACCATTCCGACGATCCCACAATTGCCAATATTGGCAGTGCCGTATCTTGTTTGGTACGGGCACGTTTTTGGTGCATTACGGCAACGGACAGGGGCTCTCACTTCAGGACAGTTACGCGCGTTGATTTGGCATCAACTCCGGCCATTACTTGCGCGGCGTGTGTGCTTGCACGCACGAGGTCAGCTATTACAACAGCAGATTACAGTAATAATGACTATGTTAGTTGATCAGCGAGTCATTATTAAGCAGGGGTCAGTCTGGCAAATCAACGCGCAACAACTCAAATGGCGTGATCGTTGA
- a CDS encoding adaptor protein MecA translates to MEMERINEDTIRVVIGNDDLNERGIRVLDLLGNHKQIESFFYSILEEVDVDHQFQDNDAVTFQVLPNRNGLELFISKNSDNLQDTIAKATQSPDQSDDDDSQDDVSDYLKRKLMQTDTNQVEDGQGVAHNPTKDTNDLDPYLDDPDTPTKEYVLKFDQFEDLVSLAQLFRPEGLASNLFKYRDQYYLELVFFVDQSTTATIKDDVAVALEYAHLANVSADVLLEHGEKIMSNAALETIRHYFK, encoded by the coding sequence ATGGAGATGGAACGCATCAACGAAGATACGATTCGCGTCGTTATTGGAAATGATGATCTCAATGAACGCGGTATTCGCGTATTAGATTTACTAGGGAATCATAAGCAAATTGAAAGTTTCTTCTATAGCATCTTGGAGGAAGTTGATGTTGATCATCAATTTCAGGACAATGATGCCGTAACTTTCCAAGTATTACCAAACCGAAATGGTTTAGAATTATTTATTAGCAAAAACAGTGATAATTTACAAGATACGATTGCGAAAGCCACTCAGTCACCTGATCAATCAGATGATGATGATTCGCAGGATGATGTTTCGGATTATTTAAAGCGTAAATTGATGCAGACGGATACGAATCAAGTTGAAGACGGGCAAGGTGTTGCGCATAATCCAACTAAGGATACGAATGACCTCGATCCGTATCTTGATGATCCGGATACGCCAACTAAGGAATATGTGTTGAAATTTGATCAATTCGAAGATTTGGTATCATTAGCACAGTTATTCCGGCCAGAAGGACTTGCATCTAACTTATTTAAGTATCGGGATCAATATTATCTAGAACTGGTTTTCTTTGTTGACCAATCAACAACGGCAACTATCAAGGACGATGTAGCGGTGGCGTTGGAATACGCTCATTTAGCTAATGTTTCAGCCGACGTATTACTTGAACATGGTGAAAAAATCATGTCTAACGCCGCGTTAGAAACGATTCGTCACTATTTTAAATAG